In one Merismopedia glauca CCAP 1448/3 genomic region, the following are encoded:
- a CDS encoding CobW family GTP-binding protein: MSSTISSVEAKITESTPAAIPVTIITGFLGSGKTTLLNHILTNQQGLKTAVLVNEFGEIGIDNELIVTTEDNMVELNNGCICCTINSDLVAAVSKILQRPEKLDYLVVETTGLADPYPVALTFLATDLRDVTRLDSIVTVVDAANYSLDLFNSEAAHNQIAYGDVILLNKADLVDEGDLDLLEVKIRDVKEGARILRTTNSQVPLPLILSVGLFESDRYLEAGENQHEAHQHEEHHHHHEAHHHEHDEHDEAHHHHEHHEHHHHHSDHLENDGFVSISFQSDRPLAIRKFQHFLDNQLPPNVFRAKGILWFDESPKRHIFHLCGRRFTIDDSEWENAPKNQLVLIGQDLDEEKLRSQIEKCFCLPSTNRGKGFGKK, from the coding sequence ATGTCATCAACAATTTCATCTGTAGAAGCTAAAATCACCGAGTCAACACCCGCCGCCATTCCAGTTACAATTATTACAGGCTTTCTCGGAAGTGGGAAAACCACTCTATTAAACCATATCCTCACCAACCAGCAAGGGTTGAAAACAGCAGTTTTAGTCAATGAGTTTGGAGAAATCGGTATTGATAACGAGTTGATTGTTACCACTGAAGATAACATGGTGGAACTCAACAATGGTTGCATTTGTTGCACTATTAATAGCGATCTAGTTGCAGCAGTTTCTAAAATATTGCAAAGACCAGAAAAACTTGATTACTTAGTAGTAGAAACCACTGGTTTAGCAGATCCTTACCCAGTTGCGCTGACGTTTTTGGCGACTGACTTGCGAGATGTTACCCGTTTAGATTCTATTGTCACGGTAGTAGATGCGGCTAATTACAGTTTAGATTTATTCAACAGTGAAGCCGCGCACAACCAAATTGCTTATGGAGATGTCATCTTATTAAATAAGGCAGATTTGGTCGATGAAGGCGATTTAGACTTATTAGAAGTTAAAATCCGTGATGTCAAGGAAGGTGCCAGAATTCTCAGAACTACAAATTCTCAAGTTCCCCTACCTTTGATTTTAAGTGTTGGTTTATTTGAGTCAGATCGCTATCTGGAAGCTGGTGAAAATCAGCACGAAGCGCATCAACATGAAGAACATCATCATCACCATGAAGCGCATCATCACGAACACGATGAACATGATGAAGCGCATCACCATCACGAACATCACGAACATCACCATCATCACTCAGATCATCTAGAAAATGATGGATTTGTTTCAATTTCCTTCCAAAGCGATCGCCCATTAGCAATTAGAAAGTTTCAGCATTTTCTTGATAATCAACTCCCACCGAATGTATTTCGCGCTAAAGGGATATTATGGTTTGATGAAAGTCCCAAACGCCATATTTTCCACCTCTGCGGACGCAGATTTACTATTGATGATAGCGAGTGGGAAAATGCGCCCAAAAACCAGCTAGTGTTAATTGGACAAGACTTAGATGAAGAGAAATTGCGATCGCAAATAGAAAAATGCTTCTGTTTACCTTCCACTAATCGCGGTAAAGGATTTGGCAAAAAATAA
- the cysC gene encoding adenylyl-sulfate kinase encodes MSNTGLILWLTGLSGSGKTTIAKGVEAELKARYCLVELLDGDAIRTNLSKGLGYSRSDRDTNIRRIGFVANLLSRNEVVAIVAAISPYRSAREEVRQMTDKFIEVYVNAPLEICEERDDKGLYAMARAGELRAFTGIDDPYEEPTNPEIICQTSQETPQESIAKVIEYLEKLEYIPPKPQIEYSI; translated from the coding sequence ATGTCAAACACGGGTTTAATTCTTTGGCTGACGGGATTGAGTGGTTCTGGTAAAACTACCATCGCCAAAGGTGTAGAAGCAGAACTAAAAGCCAGATATTGTTTAGTAGAACTATTAGATGGCGACGCGATCAGAACTAACCTTTCCAAAGGGTTAGGATATAGTAGAAGCGATCGCGATACCAATATTCGCCGGATTGGTTTTGTGGCTAATTTACTAAGTCGCAACGAAGTTGTAGCAATTGTTGCTGCGATTAGTCCCTATCGTAGCGCTAGAGAAGAAGTCAGACAAATGACAGACAAGTTCATTGAAGTCTATGTCAATGCACCTCTAGAAATATGCGAAGAAAGAGATGACAAAGGCTTGTATGCAATGGCTAGAGCCGGAGAACTCAGAGCATTTACCGGAATTGACGATCCTTACGAAGAACCAACAAATCCCGAAATTATTTGTCAAACTTCTCAAGAAACTCCTCAAGAAAGCATAGCCAAAGTCATAGAATACTTGGAGAAATTAGAATATATTCCTCCCAAACCACAAATTGAATACTCAATTTAG